One part of the Solanum dulcamara chromosome 3, daSolDulc1.2, whole genome shotgun sequence genome encodes these proteins:
- the LOC129882590 gene encoding formin-like protein 1: protein MLPSFSFFFFVVVSVSANNRRVLHQPFFPQDSHPPSSSPPKYPFDSSSTPNTPFFPSFPSPPPPSPSAFASFPANISSLILPHSSKSKTISSKLISTAIACVLAALLLLSIALFFHIRNRRRNQHSTSTHNKIQRSNANPTNIPKLQTPSQTSSEFLYLGTMVSAHTGIDTHNHQHRRDANLATAAPSTKMDSPEIHPLPPLHGQSFRLKRGNGDVISRTTEDDEEFYSPRESLDGRESSIGTGSASRRDFAAVEVKNFGGSSSSSSYSSSTSGSGSPVRSVSLSISPPVSLSPKNSQPKSPELLAVPTAPPPQYPSPPSPPLADFVPILVIDGESDSPSPPSSSSPERYSSRSIDSSPTISDVWDQNVESPMRIRNHIQQNASVSVPPPPSPPPPLLISIPACIHPPPPPPPPPPVKNWDSPKTPTPISKPPSKPLVLVTPLRPIELESPVLISPMELPCNKQPIEKNDQSIEGLSSDTGGNNEETPKPKLKTLHWDKVRASSDREMVWDQLKSSSFKLDEEMIETLFIVKTPTLNPKEMTRRPVLPSHSQENRVLDPKKSQNIAILLRALNVTVEEVCEALLEGNADALGTELLESLLKMVPSKEEERKLKEYKDDSLFKLGPAEKFLKAVLDIPFAFKRIDAMLYISNFDSEVDYLKKSFETLEAACEELRSNRMFLKLLEAVLKTGNRMNVGTNRGDAHAFKLDTLLKLVDVKGADGKTTLLHFVVQEIIRSEGARLSGGDQDQQLTMNDDAKCRKLGLQVVSNLGSELTNVKKAAAMDSEVLHSEVLKLSKGIGNIAEVVRSIEAVGLKDNSTERFSESMRRFMKMAEEEIIRLQALESVAMSLVKEITEYFHGNSAREEAHPFRIFMVVRDFLMVLDRVCKEVGIINERTIVSSAHKFPVPVNPNLQPAISGLTARWQHSSSDEDSSSAH from the exons ATgcttccttctttttctttcttcttcttcgtcgTCGTATCCGTTTCCGCCAACAACCGCCGTGTACTTCATCAGCCCTTTTTCCCACAAGATTCACATCCACCTTCATCTTCACCTCCCAAATACCCTTTTGACTCTTCTTCTACTCCTAATACTCCCTTTTTCCCCTCTTttccttctcctcctccaccTTCCCCTTCTGCTTTTGCTTCTTTCCCTGCTAATATCTCTTCTCTTATCCTTCCCCATTCATCCAAATCCAAAACCATTTCATCAAAACTCATATCTACCGCCATCGCCTGCGTTCTTGCTGCTCTACTTCTTCTCTCCATTGCTCTCTTCTTCCATATACGCAACAGAAGAAGAAATCAACATTCAACTTCTACTCATAACAAAATACAGAGATCTAATGCAAACCCAACTAATATTCCTAAACTACAAACCCCATCACAGACCAGTTCTGAATTCCTCTACTTGGGTACTATGGTCAGTGCACATACTGGGATTGATACCCACAACCACCAACATCGTCGTGACGCCAACCTTGCTACTGCTGCACCCTCCACAAAAATGGACTCCCCGGAGATCCATCCATTGCCGCCACTACATGGACAGAGTTTCAGGCTAAAGCGTGGGAATGGAGATGTTATCTCCCGTACAACTGAGGATGATGAGGAGTTTTACTCTCCAAGAGAATCTTTAGATGGCAGAGAAAGTTCGATCGGAACTGGATCGGCCTCGCGTAGGGATTTTGCCGCCGTTGAGGTCAAGAATTTTGGTGGGTCGAGCTCATCTTCTTCCTATTCGTCTTCCACTTCCGGTTCGGGCTCACCAGTTAGGTCTGTATCGCTGAGCATTTCTCCACCGGTGAGTTTAAGTCCAAAAAATTCACAGCCCAAGTCACCGGAACTACTTGCTGTTCCTACTGCTCCGCCACCTCAGTATCCTTCTCCTCCGTCTCCGCCGCTAGCAGATTTTGTGCCGATATTGGTCATTGACGGGGAGTCTGATTCACCATCTCCGCCTAGTTCATCATCTCCAGAGAGATATTCAAGCAGAAGTATTGACTCATCACCCACAATTTCCGATGTTTGGGATCAGAATGTTGAATCTCCGATGAGAATCAGAAATCACATACAGCAGAATGCATCAGTTTCAGTTCCTCCACCGCCTTCGCCACCGCCACCTCTTTTGATTAGTATTCCGGCTTGTATACATCCTCCTCCACCACCGCCACCGCCACCACCAGTTAAAAATTGGGATAGTCCAAAAACTCCAACACCAATTTCAAAACCACCATCTAAGCCTCTAGTTCTTGTAACTCCGTTAAGACCCATAGAACTTGAGAGTCCAGTGCTGATTTCCCCAATGGAGTTGCCTTGTAATAAGCAACCCATTGAGAAGAATGACCAGAGTATAGAAGGCTTATCAAGTGATACTGGTGGGAACAACGAGGAAACTCCAAAACCAAAGTTGAAGACTTTGCATTGGGATAAAGTAAGAGCTAGTTCCGATCGGGAAATGGTGTGGGATCAACTGAAATCGAGTTCGTTTAA ATTGGATGAAGAGATGATAGAAACGTTGTTTATTGTGAAGACTCCAACTCTAAATCCAAAAGAAATGACTAGACGCCCTGTTCTTCCCTCGCATAGCCAAGAGAATAGGGTACTTGATCCAAAGAAGTCACAGAACATTGCAATTTTGCTAAGGGCACTAAATGTAACTGTTGAGGAAGTGTGTGAAGCCCTTTTAGAAG GAAACGCTGATGCCCTAGGGACTGAGCTCCTTGAGAGTTTACTGAAGATGGTTCCATCCAAAGAAGAAGAACGCAAGCTGAAAGAATATAAAGATGATTCTCTGTTTAAGCTTGGGCCAGCTGAGAAGTTTCTCAAGGCAGTGCTTGATATACCTTTTGCATTCAAAAGGATAGATGCTATGTTGTacatttcaaattttgattctGAGGTTGACTACCTCAAAAAGTCATTTGAAACTCTGGAG GCTGCTTGTGAAGAGTTGAGAAGTAATAGAATGTTCTTAAAGCTTCTGGAAGCAGTGCTGAAGACCGGTAACCGCATGAATGTTGGGACAAATCGGGGTGATGCACATGCTTTCAAACTAGATACCCTCCTAAAGCTTGTAGATGTGAAGGGAGCTGATGGGAAAACAACCCTCTTGCATTTTGTGGTACAGGAGATCATAAGAAGTGAAGGTGCTCGTCTTTCTGGTGGAGATCAAGATCAACAGTTGACCATGAACGATGATGCCAAATGCCGGAAGCTTGGCCTCCAAGTTGTTTCCAACCTTGGTTCAGAGCTTACAAATGTTAAGAAAGCTGCTGCCATGGATTCAGAAGTGCTTCATAGTGAGGTCTTAAAGCTTTCTAAAGGGATTGGAAACATTGCTGAAGTTGTCCGATCAATTGAAGCAGTTGGATTGAAGGACAACAGCACAGAAAGATTTTCCGAGTCCATGagaaggtttatgaaaatggCAGAAGAGGAGATCATAAGGCTCCAAGCTCTAGAAAGTGTTGCCATGTCCTTGGTGAAAGAAATAACGGAATATTTCCACGGAAATTCAGCCAGAGAAGAGGCTCACCCATTTAGGATCTTTATGGTGGTAAGAGACTTCCTAATGGTTCTTGATCGCGTTTGCAAAGAAGTTGGAATTATAAATGAACGTACAATAGTTAGTTCTGCCCACAAGTTTCCAGTTCCAGTAAATCCAAATCTACAGCCTGCCATTAGCGGGTTGACAGCAAGATGGCAACATAGTTCATCGGACGAGGACAGTTCATCCGCTCATTAG